In the Bicyclus anynana chromosome 22, ilBicAnyn1.1, whole genome shotgun sequence genome, ttggatttagaatgacgtcacacAGCTAACCATACATTCTCATGGCAGATTAATTTTGGATTAAAATTTTAGATTCGAATTTTGGAGTTTGTTTGGATtcgaattttggtattattgtAGATATTTACACGTTAGCAGGTTACTGGACACGTGTCGAGCGCGGTACGACACGACGTTTTGTGTAGGTACTTCCAATTCAGAATTACGGAGCAAGTTATctgatataatatatacttcataaactatattataaagaggtaaagtttgtggtatcgtAGGGACCtacaaaccgattttgaaaattcttttaacactcgtaagccacgttatttgtgagtgtcataggctatattatgttatccccgtattcgggaacggaaactacagtgcccgccacgagatattgtgtttgtgaagttagccacaaatgactgcgcaatgaatGAATACCGGCACAAACGGCGCGGGCGGGGAGCCGACTAGTCACTAGACGAGAACGCGCGTCTAATGTCTATACTCATTCCTCGGCTAACTTCACAAtcaaagatccgtggcgagcactatacgcgggtgaaaccgcggggcgacgGATAGTAGGTACACTAAAAGGAATAtaggaaaatttatttttgtatttatctaGTTTGTAAAGCGTTCGGTGCGAAGAGCATCATTTGCCTAGgtttaataaatttgtttacTAAGTAGCtactttattgttttatttagacTCGGCTTCCGATAATGCCTgggcataatatattttttaaattttgattcttATAGATTGGCACAGATTAAAGAGTCTGTAGAGAGCCTAAGgtgaattacaatttaaataagcgctttaaagtcatttatttattagaaatgcCTATAATGTCCTcagaaaaacattaaacatttataagagaaataaatttaagtatAATCTTATAGTATAAAGTAGATAAAACCACCGCCTAGACAACGCTACTACAAAGAACCGCCCAAAGCGCTGCCGTGACTTGTGACCAGCCAGGTCAGCCTGAGCTGTAGTGTAGATAGCTGCCAAGTGTTGTGTACGTGTGGTGTCGGGACTCACGGGCGACTGTACATTGTGGAGATCGGGACACTACACCAGTGCTTGGCGGCGGCAGATACGAGCCCTACGTTAGTATTTCTCCGGACAAGCTTATGAGAGGTGTTTACATACTTAAACTTAGTTTTTCAAACTATATGTGTAGTACATTGTTATTAATAACAGGTCTATTGGCACAGAAtacattatgtaggtacattgagTTCGCTCAGTGGGTGCGTCCCGCGGTCGCGCTCGTCGGCTGGCGGCGGCTCTCTCGCCGGGCGCCGCTCCACTCTGTACCTGAATTGAAAAGTTCTTTAGTTTTGTCGGGTCTGTAGAAAATATGGACTCCCAAGTGACCCGAAATTAACAAATATCTGtacagttttatatattaatgtatagATCAATTGCGAAAGACTAAGTCGGCGCTTCGCACAAGGGGTAGTGTCGTTAACTCAGtatagctactttttatttttctggtctaTGTATAGTCTACCCTCAACTCGTAACGTCACTCCCCTCTTCACACCAGTTCAACTCGTAAGTACTTGCCCGGTTATAGCATTTGTCTACCCACACGAGTATAACTACCTACCTGCGTATCCAAGTTCTTGAAAAATTCATCGAAAAATGAAGATTAACTACCGTATATTAAAAGTTTCTAAGTGACACACCTGCTCCCTGCAGCTGGCCGTTGACGCAGCCCTCGTCCCACACGTTGACGCAGCGCTTGCCGGGGTTGAAGTTGCCGTTGACGAAGTCGTCGTCGCGCCCCGCGCCCTGCAGCTGGCCGTTGACGCAGCCCTCGTCCCACACGTTGACGCAGCGCTTGCCGGGGTTGAAGTTGCCGTTGACGAAGTCGTCGTCGCGCCCCGCGCCCTGCAGCTGGCCGTTGACGCAGCCCTCGTCCCACACGTTAACGCAGCGCTTGCCGGGGTTAAAGTTGCCGTTGACGAAGTCGTCGTCGCGCCCCGCGCCCTGCAGCTGGCCGTTGACGCAGCCCTCGTCCCACACGTTGACGCAGCGCTTGCCGGGGTTGAAGTTGCCGTTGACGAAGTCGTCGTCGCGCCCCGCGCCCTGCAGCTGGCCGTTGACGCAGCCCTCGTCCCACACGTTGACGCAGCGCTTGCCGGGGTTGAAGTTGCCGTTGACGAAGTCGTCGTCGCGCCCCGCGCCCTGCAGCTGGCCGTTGACGCAGCCCTCGTCCCACACGTTGACGCAGCGCTTGCCGGGGTTGAAGTTGCCGTTGACGAAGTCGTCATCGCGCCCCGCGCCCTGCAGCTGGCCGTTGACGCAGCCCTCGTCCCACACGTTGACGCAGCGCTTGCCGGGGTTGAAGTTGCCGTTGACGAAGTCGTCATCGCGCCCCGCGCCCTGCAGCTGGCCGTTGACGCAGCCCTCGTCCCACTCGTTGACGCAGCGCTTGCCGGGGTTGAAGTTGCCGTTGACGAAGTCGTCATCGCGCCCCGCGCCCTGCAGCTGGCCGTTGACGCAGCCCTCGTCCCACACGTTGACGCAGCGCTTGCCGGGGTTGAAGTTGCCGTTGACGAAGTCGTCATCGCGCCCCGCGCCCTGCAGCTGGCCGTTGACGCAGCCCTCGTCCCAAACGTTGACGCAGCGCGTTGCACctactatataattataaaataatctatgtgttgtaatgtatttttaattaattgttgttaTATTTGGAATAAAACTCTATAATTTATTGGCTGTAACGGACAATCACCTACAGCCGCCGGCATGGCACTGAGCGCGGCACGTGCACCAGACGAGAGCCCGAGCACACACAACAGAGACAACGCTCTCATTGTTGCAGGGGTTCCGTACTCCACGTGTCCACAGGCCGCTACAATACGCCGCAACAACTCGCCGCAACAACTCGCCGCAGGACCGTGATTAGTGCCACAGCGTCGACGACCGGCACAAACACCATGAACCATCGAATACTAAACCCGACCTTTTATACTTGTATCCTTGATGAAGTGATTGAGAACTACGTGTAGGTTATGAATATTGTATTTGATTGAAGTGGCACTCGATGACCACTCGAGATTAcgcaaaatttaataaaaattataagcactcgtacctacctacctatcggTCGCATTGTGTCGCACATACTATGCTGTATAATAAGATCCGTTATCCGATCCCTATattcataatatgtataactgtaataagtaaaattctgtacattgaagatattttgaaaatttttattggaaattattttttctcgatttcttgtctgtctgtctgtccgcatTTTTTATTGActactgaaactactgaacgaattcaaatgaaacttaaaaatgtttgagaacataatacggaggtcataggatactttttatagcataaataaaataagaaggaggttgaaagtttgtatggaaagtcctcctTTTTTAGAGTTACGGTTATAAATATTTGTCCATAAATCAAGAAAAAAATGcgaaatgtaatgtgattcaagaatttttaaaattcaacccctgaagggctaaaaggggttgaagtttgtgtgaaaataaaaagtaaaattggtcTTCATACGCTTTGTCTACCATTTGTTCACGGTAGTATATTACATTGACTATCGATATAATGTGAAATGCAAtaggaataaaaaattaaacctctAAAGGTTTGAAAGGGGTTAGAAtttttctgaaattaaaaatctaacattttcAAGTCATATTTATAAATCGGTATAAGAACGGTAggtttacatgaaaaaaaattcgaaaatttacataaaaaaaaattcgaatttattttattttatgaaagtcCCTCgtttgtgtaaaattatgttAACGGTAACAAATACATTGACTATCaatagaatgtgaaatgcaataggaataaaaaaattaaactcctCAAGGTTggtttgaaagaggttagaatttttctgaaattaataatattacatttttaagtagTAGCCGAGGGTTTGTAATTTGGACTCCGCCAGTGGCTACAGCTGGGCATCTTACGCAAGCGAAAAAAACgggcactttattgtacaccgggcTTCGGCCGGGGGatgtgttttgtatttattttatataaaacatacgaaaatctAAATAGAAGCGGCGAAGGGGTTAAAGTGTACATCAAttttcacgcggaagaagtcgcgggcatctgctagttaggTAATAAAAAGTAGGATATCGAAGTTTTTAAGATGAcgtgaaattttcattttataattcttatatcttgtcattttgatattttagtacaatttaatttactttacgacatatttttacataattatacttttatataactgtggatttttatccttaataaatattattattagtagtaggTATCAAAAAACACCTCatgcgaaaagagtctttgaatatggttgagcattgaaagttacgtataatcgcgctctcagaacacgctagtttgaatttcataattttcgacttttgagctacgtcgacttagtatcgaaaaaaatcgaactcacctgaagcgaaaagagtctttgaatatggttaagcattgaaagttacgtataatctcgctttcagaacacgctagtttgaatttcataattttcgacttttgcgctacttcgacttagtatcgaaaaaatatcaaactcacctgaagcgaaaagagtctttgaatatggttaagcattgaaagttacgtataatcgcgctctcagaacacgctagtttgaatttcataatttccgactcttggggtacttcgacttagtatcgaaaaaatatcgaactcacctgaagcgaaaagagtctttgaatatggttaagcattgaaagttacgtataatcgcgctctcagaacacgctagtttgaatttcataattttcgacttttgagctacgtcgacttagtatcgaaaaaaatcgaactcacctgaagcgaaaagagtctttgaatatggttaagcattgaaagttacgtataatctcgctttcagaacacgctagtttgaatttcataattttcgacttttgcgctacttcgacttagtatcgaaaaaatatcaaactcacctgaagcgaaaagagtctttgaatatggttaagcattgaaagttacgtataatcgcgctctcagaacacgctagtttgaatttcataatttccgactcttggggtacttcgacttagtatcgaaaaaatatcgaactcacctgaagcgaaaagagtctttgaatatggttaagcattgaaagttacgtataatcgcgctctcagaacacgctagtttgaatttcataattttcgacttttgcgctacttcgacttagtatcgaaaaaaatcgaactcacctgaagcgaaaagagtctttgaatatggttaagcattgaaagttacgtataatcgcgctctcagaacacgctagtttgaatttcataatttccgactcttggggtacttcgacttagtatcgaaaaaatatcgaactcacctgaagcgaaaagagtctttgaatatggttaagcattgaaagttacgtataatcgcgctctcagaacacgctagtttgaatttcataattttcgacttttgagctacgtcgacttagtatcgaaaaaaatcgaactcacctgaagcgaaaagagtctttgaatatggttgagcattgaaagttacgtataatcgcgctctcagaacacgctagtttgaatttcataattttcgacttttgagctacgtcgacttagtatcgaaaaaaatcgaactcacctgaagcgaaaagagtctttgaatatggttaagcattgaaagttacgtataatcgcgctctcagaacacactagtttgaatttcataatttccgacttttggggtacttcgacttagtatcgaaaaaaatcgaactcacctgaagcgaaaagagtctttgaatatggttgagcattgaaagttacgtataatcgcgctctcagaacacgctagtttgaatttcataattttcgacttttgagctacgtcgacttagtatcgaaaaaaatcgaactcacctgaagcgaaaagagtctttgaatatggttaagcattgaaagttatgtataatcgcgctctcagaacacgctagtttgaatttcataattttcgacttttgagctacttcgattagtatcgaaaaaatatcgaactcacctgaagcgaaaagagtctttgaatatggttaagcattgaaagttacgtataatcgcgctctcagaacacgctagtttgaatttcataattttcgacttttgagctacttcgacttagtatcgaaaaaatatcgaactcacctgaagcgaaaagagtctttgaatatggttaagcattgaaagttacgtataatcgcgctctcagaacacgctagtttgaatttcataatttccgacttttggggtacttcgacttagtatcgaaaaaatatcgaactcacctgaagcgaaaagagtctttgaatatggttaagcattgaaagttacgtataatcgcgctctcagaacacgctagtttgaatttcataattttcgacttttgcgctacttcgacttagtatcgaaaaaatatcaaactcacctgaagcgaaaagagtctttgaatatggttaagcattgaaagttacgtataatcgcgctctcagaacacgctagtttgaatttcataatttccgacttatggagtacttcgacttagtatcgaaaaatatcgaactcatctgaagcgaaaagagtctttgaatatggttaagcattgaaagttacgtataatcgcgctctcagaacacgctagtttgaatttcataattttcgacttttgagctacgtcgacttagtatcgaaaaaaatcgaactcacctgaagcgaaaagagtctttgaatatggttaagcattgaaagttacgtataatcgcgctctcagaacacgctagtttgaatttcataattttcgacttttgagctacgtcgacttagtatcgaaaaaaatcgaactcacctgaagcgaaaagagtctttgaatatggttaagcattgaaagttacgtataatctcgctttcagaacacgctagtttgaatttcataattttcgacttttgcgctacttcgacttagtaccgaaaaaatatcaaactcacctgaagcgaaaagagtctttgaatatggttaagcattgaaagttacgtataatcgcgctctcagaacacgctagtttgaatttcataatttccgactcttggggtacttcgacttagtatcgaaaaaatatcgaactcacctgaagcgaaaagagtctttgaatatggttaagcattgaaagttacgtataatcgcgctctcagaacacgctagtttgaatttcataattttcgacttttgcgctacttcgacttagtatcgaaaaaatatcaaactcacctgaagcgaaaagagtctttgaatatggttaagcattgaaagttacgtataatcgcgctctcagaacacgctagtttgaatttcataatttccgactcttggggtacttcgacttagtatcgaaaaaatatcgaactcacctgaagcgaaaagagtctttgaatatggttaagcattgaaagttacgtataatcgcgctctcagaacacgctagtttgaatttcataattttcgacttttgagctacttcgacttagtatcgaaaaaatatcgaactcacctgaagcgaaaagagtctttgaatatggttaagcattgaaagttacgtataatcgcgctcccagaacacgctagtttgaatttcataattttcgacttttgagctacgtcgacttagtatcgaaaaaaatcgaactcacctgaagcgaaaagagtctttgaatatggttaagcattgaaagttacgtataatcgcgctctcagaacacgctagtttgaatttcataattttcgacttttgcgctacttcgacttagtatcgaaaaaatatcgaactcacctgaagcgaaaagagtctttgaatatggttaagcattgaaagttacgtataatcgcgctctcagaacacgctagtttgaatttcataattttcgacttttgagctacgtcgacttagtatcgaaaaaaatcgaactcacctgaagcgaaaagagtctttgaatatggttaagcattgaaagttacgtataatcgcgctctcagaacacgctagtttgaatttcataatttccgacttttggggtaggtacttcgacttagtatcgaaaaaaatcgaactcacctgaagcgaaaagagtctttgaatatggttgagcattgaaagttacgtataatcgcgctctcagaacacgctagtttgaatttcataattttcgacttttgcgctacttcgacttagtatcgaaaaaatatcaaactcacctgaagcgaaaagagtctttgaatatggttaagcattgaaagttacgtataatcgcgctctcagaacacgctagtttgaatttcataatttccgacttttggagtacatcgacttagtatcgaaaaatatcgaactcatctgaagcgaaaagagtctttgaatatggttaagcattgaaagttacgtataatcgcgctctcagaacacgctaatttgaatttcataatttgcgacttttggggtacttcgacttagtatcgaaaaaatatcgaactcacctgaagcgaaaagagtctttgaatatggttaagcattgaaagttacgtataatcgcgctctcagaacacgctagtttgaatttcataatttccgacttttggagtacatcgacttagtatcgaaaaaaatcgaactcatctgaagcgaaaagagtctttgaatatggttaagcattgaaagttacgtataatcgcgctctcagaacacgctagtttgaatttcataattttcgacttttgcgctacttcgacttagtatcgaaaaaatatcaaactcacctgaagcgaaaagagtctttgaatatggttaagcattgaaagttacgtataatcgcgctctcagaacacgctagtttgaatttcataatttccgacttttggggtacttcgacttagtatcgaaaaaaatcgaactcacctgaagcgaaaagagtctttgaatatggttaagcattgaaagttacgtataatcgcgctctcagaacacgctagtttgaatttcataattttcgacttttgcgctacttcgacttagtatcgaaaaaatatcaaactcacctgaagcgaaaagagtctttgaatatggttaagcattgaaagttacgtataatcgcgctctcagaacacgctagtttgaatttcataatttccgacttttggagtacatcgacttagtatcgaaaaatatcgaactcatctgaagcgaaaagagtctttgaatatggttaagcattgaaagttacgtataatcgcgctctcagaacacgctaatttgaatttcataatttgcgacttttggggtacttcgacttagtatcgaaaaaatatcgaactcacctgaagcgaaaagagtctttgaatatggttaagcattgaaagttacgtataatcgcgctctcagaacacgctagtttgaatttcataatttccgacttttggagtacatcgacttagtatcgaaaaatatcgaactcatctgaagcgaaaagagtctttgaatatggttaagcattgaaagttacgtataatcgcggtctcagaacacgctagtttgaatttcataatttccgactcttggggtacttcgacttagtatagaaaaaatatcgaactcacctgaagcgaaaagagtctttgaatatggttaagcattgaaagttacgtataatcgcgctctcagaacacgctagtttgaatttcataatttccgacttttggggtacatcgacttagtatcgaaaaatatcgaactcatctgaagcgaaaagagtctttgaatatggttaagcattgaaagttacgtataatcgcgctctcagaacacgctagtttgaatttcataatttccgacttttgagctacttcgacttagtatcgaaaaaatatcgaactcacctgaagcgaaaagagtctttgaatatggttaagcattgaaagttacgtataatcgcgctctcagaacacgctagtttgaatttcataatttccgacttttggagtacatcgacttagtatcgaaaaatatcgaactcatctgaagcgaaaagagtctttgaatatggttaagcattgaaagttacgtataatcgcgctctcagaacacgctagtttgaatttcataatttccgacttttggggtacttcgacttagtatcgaaaaaatatcgaactcacctgaagcgaaaagagtctttgaatatggttaagcattgaaagttacgtataatcgcgctctcagaacacgctagtttgaatttcataatttccgactcttggggtacttcgacttagtatcgaaaaaatatcgaactcacctgaagcgaaaagagtctttgaatatggttaagcattgaaagttacgtataatcgcgctctcagaacacgctagtttgaatttcataattttcgacttttgcgctacttcgacttagtatcgaaaaaatatcaaactcacctgaagcgaaaagagtctttgaatatggttaagcattgaaagttacgtataatcgcgctctcagaacacgctagtttgaatttcataattttcgacttttgagctacgtcgacttagtatcgaaaaaaatcgaactcacctgaagcgaaaagagtctttgaatatggttaagcattgaaagttacgtataatcgcgctctcagaacacgctagtttgaatttcataattttcgacttttgagctacgtcgacttagtatcgaaaaaaatcgaactcacctgaagcgaaaagagtctttgaatatggttaagcattgaaagttacgtataatcgcgctctcagaacacgctagtttgaatttcataatttccgacttttggggtaggtacttcgacttagtatcgaaaaaaatcgaactcacctgaagcgaaaagagtctttgaatatggttgagcattgaaagttacgtataatcgcgctctcagaacacgctagtttgaatttcataattttcgacttttgcgctacttcgacttagtatcgaaaaaatatcaaactcacctgaagcgaaaagagtctttgaatatggttaagcattgaaagttacgtataatcgcgctctcagaacacgctagtttgaatttcataatttccgactt is a window encoding:
- the LOC112053065 gene encoding uncharacterized protein LOC112053065 — its product is MKTIVVPIAKNKTGDLGSADNYRPISLGTITGKILERLIQPELLKNVVIEDAQFGFRPGLSTDSAIVALKHAVSYYTSRETSVYACFLDLSKAFDLVNYEILWAKMYESRVPNELVGLLRFWYGNQINSVKWGDATSNNYKLECGVRQGGITSPDLFNIYINCLIQELRAAKVGCHVGEYITTHRLFYNYIVGATRCVNVWDEGCVNGQLQGAGRDDDFVNGNFNPGKRCVNVWDEGCVNGQLQGAGRDDDFVNGNFNPGKRCVNEWDEGCVNGQLQGAGRDDDFVNGNFNPGKRCVNVWDEGCVNGQLQGAGRDDDFVNGNFNPGKRCVNVWDEGCVNGQLQGAGRDDDFVNGNFNPGKRCVNVWDEGCVNGQLQGAGRDDDFVNGNFNPGKRCVNVWDEGCVNGQLQGAGRDDDFVNGNFNPGKRCVNVWDEGCVNGQLQGAGRDDDFVNGNFNPGKRCVNVWDEGCVNGQLQGAGRDDDFVNGNFNPGKRCVNVWDEGCVNGQLQGAGTEWSGARRESRRQPTSATAGRTH